A window from Schistosoma haematobium chromosome 1, whole genome shotgun sequence encodes these proteins:
- a CDS encoding hypothetical protein (EggNog:ENOG410VW0I), whose amino-acid sequence MQSNTMSCVAVSENVRRHRATVNLSRSLGCHRTTYNRRWNKMRAAFMKRYDFLSFSEFVNESTIKVKREISCNDSTSTVTPSTNNTNQSLSDNSGCTVVNLCSQKFVNRKELMNDFILYIMSNTSLSIQDADRVLYGLRFLIPDIPKSIRGVLKTCPSV is encoded by the exons ATGCAG TCCAATACTATGAGTTGCGTTGCAGTCAGTGAGAATGTTCGTAGACACAGGGCCACTGTGAACTTGTCACGTTCCCTTGGTTGTCATAGAACCACTTATAACAGGAGGTGGAATAAAATGCGTGCAGCTTTCATGAAAAGATATGACTTCCTTTCGTTCAGTGAGTTTGTTAATGAAAGCACCATAAAAG TAAAGAGAGAAATCAGTTGTAATGACAGTACTTCAACTGTTACACCATCTACTAACAACACCAATCAAAGTCTTTCAGATAATAGTG GATGTACTGTAGTAAACTTGTGCTCTCAGAAGTTCGTAAATCGTAAAGAACTGATGAACGACTTTATACTGTATATAATGTCAAATACATCTCTGAGCATACAAGATGCTGATCGGGTTCTGTATGGCCTACGATTTCTTATCCCGGACATACCGAAAAGCATCAGAGGTGTTCTGAAGACTTGTCCAAGTGTTTAA